One genomic window of Leucoraja erinacea ecotype New England unplaced genomic scaffold, Leri_hhj_1 Leri_143S, whole genome shotgun sequence includes the following:
- the LOC129715830 gene encoding tubulin alpha-8 chain-like, translated as MRECISIHVGQAGVQMGNACWELYCLEHGIQPDGRRLDGRSRTETDDSFDTFFCEMGSGKHVPRAIFLDLEPSVIDEVRTGAYRHLFHPEQLITGKEDAANNYARGHYTIGKELIDPVLERLRKLADQCTGLQGFFVFHSFGGGTGSGFTSLLMERLSVDYGKKSKLEFCIYPAPQISTAVVEPYNSILTTHTTLEHSDCSFMVDNEAIYDICRRNLDVERPGYVNLNRLIGQIVSSITASLRFDGALNVDLTEFQTNLVPYPRIHFPLVTYSPVISAEKAYHEQLSVAEITNACFEPANQMVKCDPRHGKYMACCLLYRGDVVPKDVNAAIAAIKTRRTIQFVDWCPTGFKVGINYQPPTAVPGGDLAKVQRAVCMLSNTTAIAEAWARLDHKFDLMYAKRAFVHWYVGEGMEEGEFSEAREDMAALEKDYEEVGADSTTDDNEGEEF; from the exons CGCGAGTGTATCTCCATCCATGTTGGCCAGGCCGGAGTCCAGATGGGCAATGCATGCTGGGAGCTGTACTGCCTGGAACATGGCATCCAGCCCGATGGCCGCAGGCTGGACGGCAGAAGCAGAACGGAGACGGACGACTCATTCGACACCTTCTTCTGCGAGATGGGGTCGGGGAAGCACGTGCCCAGGGCAATCTTTCTGGATCTTGAACCTTCTGTGATCG ATGAGGTCCGCACTGGTGCCTACCGACATCTCTTCCACCCCGAGCAGCTCATCACCGGCAAGGAAGATGCCGCCAACAACTATGCCCGTGGGCACTACACCATTGGCAAGGAGCTGATCGACCCGGTGTTGGAGAGGCTTCGGAAACTG GCTGACCAGTGCACGGGTCTCCAAGGGTTCTTTGTCTTCCACAGCTTTGGTGGAGGTACTGGTTCTGGCTTCACCTCCCTGCTGATGGAACGCCTCTCCGTCGACTACGGCAAGAAGTCCAAGCTGGAGTTCTGCATCTACCCGGCTCCTCAGATCTCCACCGCAGTGGTGGAGCCCTACAACTCCATCctgaccacccacaccaccctggagcACTCAGACTGCTCCTTCATGGTGGACAACGAAGCCATCTACGACATCTGCCGCAGAAACCTGGACGTGGAGCGCCCGGGCTACGTGAACCTCAACAGGCTCATTGGCCAGATCGTCTCGTCGATCACCGCCTCCCTCCGCTTCGACGGGGCCCTCAACGTGGATCTGACAGAGTTCCAGACCAACTTGGTGCCCTATCCCCGAATCCACTTCCCCCTGGTCACCTACTCCCCGGTCATCTCGGCCGAGAAGGCTTACCACGAGCAACTGTCCGTGGCCGAGATCACCAATGCTTGCTTTGAGCCGGCCAACCAGATGGTCAAGTGTGACCCTCGCCATGGCAAGTACATGGCTTGTTGTCTGCTTTACCGCGGTGACGTGGTGCCGAAAGACGTCAACGCTGCCATCGCGGCCATCAAGACCAGGCGTACCATCCAGTTTGTTGACTGGTGCCCGACTGGGTTCAAGGTTGGCATCAACTACCAGCCTCCCACTGCGGTGCCCGGTGGGGACCTGGCCAAGGTGCAGCGTGCAGTGTGTATGCTGAGCAACACCACTGCCATCGCTGAGGCTTGGGCACGGCTCGACCACAAGTTTGACCTGATGTACGCCAAGCGCGCCTTCGTGCATTGGTacgtgggggagggaatggaggagggagagttcTCCGAGGCCCGTGAAGACATGGCAGCCTTGGAGAAGGATTACGAGGAGGTTGGAGCCGACAGCACAACTGATGACAATGAAGGAGAGGAATTCTGA